The DNA segment GCACAGGCCGCCGCGCACCGTGCGGAAATTTGCGTCGCCGTCACCGGACCAATTGCCGGCCAGTTGATGGCGGACAACCTTGTTGACCACGGGCCGACCGACCTTGTCGTCATAGGCGATGATCGGCAAACCGTTTTGCCGCGCATGCCGCACGCGCCAAAGCTGCTGATTGTCCGCATCGGTCCAGGTTTTCAAAACCACCTCGCCGTCCTCGTAGACGACCAGCGTAGCCAAACCGATTTGCAGTTTGCTGAACACCACGCCGTTGGACACAAAACCGTAATGCGTGCCGTGGTTTTCACGGGCGTATTCGGAGGATCGGAAAGCCCCGTGATAGCGTTTGAAGCCCGCGGTGAACGTGGCCACCGTGCGCTCGGCGTCGGTTGGATTGACCATGCCCGTGCGGGCCAGCGGCGCGACACTGTCAATGCCGTCGGGACCCGGCAGGACGGGGTTGACCACGTAGGTCGGCACGCGCTCGGACCACCCCACGTCCGGATGGCTGGTGCCGACCTGGTAGCCCAACTCCATTTGCTCCAGATCGAAAGCGACCAGGTAGGAAAGCGCCTTGCCTTCCTTGGCGTCCAAAGCATTCACCCGACCACGCTGATTTTCGGTCACCTCGGGGCTTACCAGACGGGGTTGGATCGCGCTGACAAAAACGCCGGGTACGTTGGCCGAAGGGTACCACTGACCGACCGCCATTTTCCGCGGGTCGTGGCCACCGGCCAGTTGCAGGCCGATCGTGGTGAACATGCGGCAGGTTCCTTGGCAGCGCTCAGCGAGTTTCGCCGCGGCCGGTCCACCGCTTTTCACCGTCGGGTCCTCGTCGAGCGCCTGGCGCACATCCGAGGTCTCGAGGTAGGCATCTCGGTACACGGTTTTCTTGACCAGCGAGATGATCTTCTCGCCACCCCAGAAGCTGGTGCGCAAACCGTCGGTCACTTTTTCCAGGCTCGTTTGGCGGCCGCGAATCTGGTTGCGAACATACAGGCGCCCGTCACACAGATCGACGTACGCCGCGCCGTTTTCCTTCGCTTGCTCAAGCGCCGGTGTGTCGGCTGTCCACAACGAGCAATCCGTGAAGCCGCCGCCATCCACCAGCCGCACACCGCCCGCGTGTTCCGGCGTCAGTTCGACGAGTTGCCCCGAGCCCGCCGGGTTTTCCAGATGGTAAAAGACGCCGCCGCCGTCCGCCCACTTCACTTGCAACAAGAACCATCTGTTGACGCCGGAATGGAGGTTCACCAGCGTTGCCTCGCCCTGCCTACCCGCGCCGTCGTCAATCTCGATAAATTCGAGGTCTTTGTACAGTTGCAGGTCGAGAACGGTTTTCGCGGCGTCCTCGTTGTATTTCACGAGCGTTTCCGGATCGACCGTCGGCACGACGTTCGCCACGGTCAATTTGACGATCTTTCCGCGGAGGTTTCGGGTCTGCTCGGGATCGATCAACGCCAACAGGGTCGCGGCGGAATCGGGCGCGATCTCCAAGAGCATGCGGGCGAGGTCCTCGTCCGGCGTGCTCGGCTCCAAGAGTTCGTTCGAGTTCTCGACCTCACACCACGACATGTCGGACGAATCGAATTCACTCAACGGCCCGGCCGCGAGATAAGGGTCCTCGGACATGATAGGTTCGTCGCCAACTGCGTTTTGCACCGAAACAACTAATGAAACGGCGATTAGGATCAGCGATATGGTAAAAGTCGCCAATGTGAAGACGACACGGTGTCTTGCCACGCTTGCCATTGTTGCCACCATATTTTTCTTGCCGGACATAAACCGGGTTTTTTTCCTATCTTGAATCTAAGTCGCAAACTCGGCCCGTGCCTTACGATCGAGGGAAAAAATCCAGTATTTGGGCAGTATTGGGTAATCCCAATAAGGCCTCAGTATCGGCACAGTGAAACGCGGGGCGGTCAGTTTTCTCGAGCGCAGCGGAAGCCGATGTGGTCGGGTCTCACGTCAGGCGGATCGGTCGTGCGACGCCAGGTTTTCAATCGGTCGGGCGTGCCCATATCCGCCGGGAAGTAAGATCCACCGCGTACCACTTTGACGGTTCCCTCAGCGGGACCGCGTGGGTCGCGGCGCGGGCTTTGGCTGTAGTAGTCGTCGCTGGACCAGTCGTAGACCCACTCCAACATGTTTCCGGCCATATCCAAGACGCCGTAGGGGCCGGCTCCCTGGGGAAAGGAGCCAGGCGGCGCGGCTTCGGCGTAGCCATCGATTTCGCCGGAACAGTTTTCGCCATCGCACGCGTTTGCTTTTTCCGGTTGCCAGGTTTCGCCCCACGGATAATCGCGGCCGTCCACACCGCGCGCGGCCAACTCCCATTGCGCCTCGGTGGGCAAACTCTTGCCGACAAAGCGGCAGTAATCCTGCGCGTCATTCCACGTCACGCCACCCATCGGAGCTTCCAGCGGTTTTCTCAACAGAGTGATTCGCCAGCGGCATCGGCCCGCGCGCACACACCGCAAGTAGTGGCCCACGGTGGTTTCGTGAAGGTCGATGGAAAAAGCCGACAGTTCAACCTCGTGTCTGGACTCTTTGTGCGGGCTAAGCGGACCGGGAGGTTCGTATCCCATCGCGAAGGTCGTGGCGGGAATCGAGGCCATCGGCGCCGGCGGGGTCGCTGCCGCGGAAAGCCA comes from the Candidatus Lernaella stagnicola genome and includes:
- a CDS encoding SUMF1/EgtB/PvdO family nonheme iron enzyme — its product is MPAWSKKRLAKGLAFGALALAIGVGMLYLASLRIWLSAAATPPAPMASIPATTFAMGYEPPGPLSPHKESRHEVELSAFSIDLHETTVGHYLRCVRAGRCRWRITLLRKPLEAPMGGVTWNDAQDYCRFVGKSLPTEAQWELAARGVDGRDYPWGETWQPEKANACDGENCSGEIDGYAEAAPPGSFPQGAGPYGVLDMAGNMLEWVYDWSSDDYYSQSPRRDPRGPAEGTVKVVRGGSYFPADMGTPDRLKTWRRTTDPPDVRPDHIGFRCAREN